The Erinaceus europaeus chromosome 11, mEriEur2.1, whole genome shotgun sequence DNA window CAAGTTTCCTTATAACCCAAGGAAGCAGAATTGAGCCAGGCTCACACTGCCTTCCCACCCCCTATGACTTCCATGTTCCTCTTCACCCTGGACATCTGGGGTAAGGAAGTGAGAAGGCACACAGATTCATCCCCACTATCATTTGGCATAACCATCAAGATTTAAGTTCCAAATTTTCAGTAAAGTGCCCCAGGATCTCTAAGAATTCAGAAAAACAATGCTTGACCTGTGTTAGACAAAGGACGAGATGGAAATGCTTAAAGCCACTGAATCATTTAATAGTTGTCATAAACCTATGGTGAAGCAAAGTTTCATATAGTATGAAATGTAAAGGTAGGAGTCGCTGCCAACCAAGGATAAAACCCAGTTCCTTACAATAAAACAGCATTTAGATTTGCAAATGACCAAAAGAGTTGAGAAAGCCCTGACAGACATAATGGGTTAGAATGACTGATTATGTTAATATGCTTTCAAGAGAATCAGAGTCAAGTGCTTAGGTGTCATAATCATTAAGCTGAGTACGATGATTCTATCTATGATCAAGCTCTTTTTCTCCAGGGGCATCAATATGCTAATGAGAAAAATGTGCAAACTATGACCAACATAATGCCCCAGAGGATAAAATTTCACAGATTTtgaagttttgatttttttttcctctaccaGGGTTtgatggggctcaatgcctgcactatcaatccatTGCTTGGTAGtcatctttctccattttattggataggacagagagaaattgagagattatgggaagatagataggggTAGAGAAAtattgacacctgcagaactgcttcacagcttgtgaagtgaccccctgcagatgggaaaggaggggggctcaaaccagtatctttatgccagtcgttgcactttgcactatgtgcttaagccagtgtgccacttcccagtcccCGATTTTGAGTTTTCTTATGAGCAATttaataaaaacacatttttactaatgacttaatgattgacaagattatggaataagaggggtacaattccatacaattcccactaccagagttccatatcccatcccctccctagtctttatccctctgggagtagggaccaaagatctaaaaacacattttttaaagtgcCCTCTAAAATGAGTTACTAAGTAAGCCATCCTCAACCTGGAGGAGAATCATAATGTATCCCAAGAATACAAATTTTTCTGATCTGTATTTTAAGAGGAGAAACTAAAGCCAATTTCTTACACCTTCTTATTGTACTAGAATTCCTTTGGGAAGAGCTACATGCAGCTCCCCAAGTACCCATAACTGTCACTATCTTAGCATAAAATTAATTGGTTCTCTCCAGTTTATGCTAATTTCTGTTTAATCCCAAGCtagaacttttctttttcataaactAAGTGACTTAGGGGATACTATTTtgtcataaattttaaaaaaagttaatttcttcactttgttgttttgttttgttttttaaagatagagccagagagactgagagaaagagagtggaaaagaccacagcactgaagcttccttcaactcagtggggccaggttcaaacctgagtcatgcacatggcagagcagcacagtatccaagtgagccatttcagtGGCCCTGGTTTGATTTAAttttaacaattaaaaagaaCAAGATATTCTCTCAAATACTCTACTTTTTCATGTTAGGTGGAGTCCATACCCTGTCAGGAGGCAAGTTTTGTGAAACTCGTGCCAAATAGCTGTGTGAGCAAATAGTGAGATAAACAAGCCATTCTTGGAGACAGAGGTGGAGCTGGGCTTGGTTGGGAATGAATCAGGCCATCCCACAGAATGGGTGTCTCCTCCCCAAGTTGCTCTCCAGGGCACAATTAAAACCTCTATAAAAGGCTTGGATCCCAGTAGCCCAGTACACTTGCCAGCGGTGTCAGTGAGCACTCGACTTCTTCCTCTGGTGGAGTGGGTAAGTTCCATTCAGGGGATCATGCTCCTCTGCGCAATGTCTCATTGTCCATTTGTTGGAGATGCTAGGGGTGGAGGGACTGAGGACAGTCTGTATGCCAGAGGCATCCATATCTTACAGGGACATGGAAATCTCACTAACTCAATGCCATCTTCTTATGGTTGGAACTATTGCCTGAATAGAGACATGGCTCTTCTCTGATGGCTCTGAATTCTACACATTTGTTTGCATGTCAGGGGTTAGGGGTGGTCCTGTGTAACTCTGGTGAATTTCATCTTGCTGAAAACACCATCTCCAAAGTCTTCCTTCTAGATgcatggagatatatatatatatatcccaatatGTGCTATCAATATGTAGTTGTAGCATCTGAGTATAAAAGTTGAGTAGTAAATGACGAAGATAGCTAGATGAACCACTGTATTCACCCAGTTTTTTATTCAAATATTCCATGAATTTAACATTGATCAGCTACTGGCtaagtcctgttttgttttgtttttaatgccgTGATTCAAGTGGCATGTTTGGTCTTAACAAAAGCTAACAATAAAATCAGTAGTATTCAAAGTTTTCTAGGTTAAGTTAGATACATTGGATCTGGTATCCAGTCACATAGTACCTCTCAGTGATATTGGTGATTGAACATATCTACAATAACTGAGTTGAGGCATTGGAATATATGTTTTTGCACTGCCTATGTGCATATTTCAAAGCCATCTTGGACTAGGAAGAGGTAGTGTTTAATCTTATAACTGCTGGCTCATGAGTTTTATTTCCAAATCCCTTATGGAGTTGCAGAACAGTCCATAGTAGATTTTCATTGTTCTACTTACTACATATAGTGTTGTTGCCACAATCAGGAACACATGACTTCTATTCTCTCTAAAATACCCTTAAATATTCCTTCCCCATTTGGACTTCAACTCTTTATTTAACTTTAGAGGAAGATATTCACTAGTAGTAACACATCAAATTTAAATGCCTATACTCTTCTCTTCACTGTCTGAGCTGAAATATGCTAGAGAGTTGGACAGACAAAGAAGGACAGGGGATAGAGAATCCAGAGAGAGAATAACCAAAAGCTGACTGTAACTTGAAAATAATTATCTAACTTAAAATTTCTCAGGCTTTCAATTCCCTTTCCTTAGTGCTGTATTCAGTGATAGAATAATATGAAAACCTTAGTTGAAAATAATTACTATTGGATTGGGGGGGcattggtgcaccaggttaagtgcacatagcatgaaggaGCCCatctcaagcccctggctccccacttgcagggggggtcaattcacaagtggtgaagcaagtttgtaggtgtctatcactctctcttctatcttcccctcccttctcaatttttctctgttttatccaataaaaaaaataataattactattgtAAAGTCAAATGattgaggggggcaggcagtggtgcacctggttaaacacacatattacagtgtgccaggacccaagttcaagcccctggttcccacctacaggaggaaagcttcacaaattatgaaacagggctgcaggttgaCTCTccaactctttccctctctatctccccctcctctcccaatatttttgtctccattcaataataaaataaatatcattgggagtcaggtggtagcacagtgggttaagcacatggcacaaagggcaaggacctgtgcaggaatcctggttcgagcccccagctccccacctgcaggggagtcacttcacaggctgtgaagcaggtctgcgggtgtctatctttctcccatcctctctgttttccctcctttcttcatttctctctgtcctatctaacaatgatgacatcaataacaacaataataattacaacaacaataaaaacaagggcaacaaaagggaaaataaataaatgtttaaaaataaatatgatttagGCATCTTCATATAACAGAGGAGATGAAGCCTCACCAAGATCCAAGTTCAGTTTTGATTCTGtagcttttttaattttctaggtTTAATcttgaaagaaacaaaagaaaaaaaatgtctccacTTCTGAGAAGCGTCTTGGATATCACCGAAACTTTCAACCAGTATGCCTCACATGATTGTGATGGGGCAGCATTAAGCAAGAAAGACCTGAAAAACCTTCTTGAAAGAGAATTTGGAGATGTTCTTCAGGTAAGAAAATAATATGAAAAGGAAATCTTTTATTGATTTGGGGTTCTGAAATTTCTTCTTGGAAGAAACTAGAACAAAGAACGGTGATTTTACATCCATTTCACATCACActacattccttttctttttttttttcttcttttttttgtgttTAGAGGTATTTAATTGTCATTGTCTGAATACAAAAGAATACTAAAGAAGTTGGTGGAAAGTATGTCATGGACTTATGACAATGTTCATGTGAATGATCTGTTCATGGTGAGTTATCACCAAATATGACAGATCGAACTAGATTTGAAAGGAGCTTAAATTTGTTTCAAAATTTCAATATCCAAAATCAGTCTTCCCTCTACTAAAGTGGTGTTCCCACAGGTGGTTTATTCTATTTTCAAATATGAGACAAGACTAGAAAGACAGTTCACCTAAGAAGGCAgcaccagggagtcaggcagtagcgcagcaccttaagcgcacatggtgcaaagcacaaggaacagtgtgaggatcctggttccagccccggctccccacccgcaggggcgttgcatcacaggcagtgaagcaggtctgtcttcccctcctctctccatttctctctgtcctacccaacaatgacaacatcaataacaataataactacaacagtaaaaacaagggcaacaaaaaggaaataagtaaatttttttaaaagaaagaaggcagCACCTGCTTTGTTGTGAGACCCCAGTTCAAACCTGCACTCCCTCCAACTGGGGGAAGTttttgctgtggtgtcttttcctttgtGTCTCTATAAGTCATCTGGAGGTAGGAATAGGGAATAGGAGTACTATTTCAGACAGAAATGACAGCTGTGAATCTTCATAAATTTCCCATTGTGTTTCTCTCAAGAGTGAGTTCATTCTTATGCACCTAGCTAAAgagaatttctcttttttatctcagATTTTAATTAAAAGATGCAAAGTTTCAGTTTTTAATGTTGAATATTTGGTCTTAATAATTTGTtgcgttttaaaatattttatttactttaatgagagacacagtgACAGAGAATCAGAGGACAGCACTACTCAACTATGGCTTATGATTGTACTAGAGATTGAATCTGTGACCtttgagactcaggcatgaaagctttttgcatagccattatgctctctccccagactttttctttactttttacatTTAAATGAGACGTTCACAGTTCACATGAGACAATACTCTACACACTGGAAATGTTTCTAGTTTGACCTTAATATATTTTGAGTATCAGCATATCCTAACACAGACATTGTGTAGGCTTGAGAGTTCACTACCAGCCTGTACTTTGTaagaatttcttttctctctttattttttcccctttcccagAGGCCACATGACCCAGAGACAGTAGACCTGACCCTGGAACTTCTGGATCGCGACTGTAACGGGGTTGTCGATTTCAACGAATTCCTCCTGTTCATTTTCAAGATGGCTCAAGCTTGTTACTACGCTCTCAGCCAGGCCTCTGGGCTCGAAGAGCAGGGAGCCAAGCTTGAGGGGAAGAGGAGCCCTTCAGAAGATCGCAGAAGGGAAGATCAAAGGAGGTTCGAGTCCCAGGACAGACAGCTGGAGGAAGAAAGCAGGCGGAAGAGGCAGGAACGGGAGAGAGAGCTCGCTGAGGACGAGGAACTGAGGGAGGACCGCCAGCGGTGGCGAAGGCGCGAACCCGAAGAGCTTGTGGAGGAGGAAGCGCGGCTGCAGGGGCGCAAAGGGCAGGAACCGAGACTTGAAGACCAAGAGCGGCAGGTGCAGCGGCCAAGGCGCGAGCAGAGGGAACGCCAGGAGGAGAGGCAGGAGCTGCAGCGACAGGAGAGGCGGGCGCGCCTGGAAGACGGGGTGCGCCGGCCCAGAGAGCTCCAGGAGCGGGAGGAGGTGCGCGAGCCTGAACTGAGGCGCCAGGAGGAGAGGCGCGAACAGGAGCTCAAGACCAAGGTGAAGAGGCGCGAACAAGAACCCAGTTTGGAGCAGGAGGAGAGCCAGGAACTGGAGCTGAGGCGCCAGAAGAAACGCGAGCAGGAAGCGCGCCTGGAGCTGGAGGAGAGGCGTGAACAGGAGCTGAGGCGCCAGGAGGAGAGGCGCGAAAGGGAAGCGCGCCTGGAACAGGAGGAGAGGCGCGAACAGGAGCTGAGGCGCCAGGAGGAAAGACGCGAACGGGAAGCGCGCCTGGAGCAGGAGGAGAGGCGCGAACAGGAGCTGAGGCGCCAGGAGGAAAGACGCGAACGGGAAGCGCGCCTGGAGCAGGAGGAGAGGCGCGAACAGGAGCTGAGGCGCCAGGAGGAAAGACGCGAACGGGAAGCGCGCCTGGAGCAGGAGGAGAGGCGCGAACAGGAGCTGAGGCGCCAAGAGGAGAGGCGCAAACGGGAAGCGCGCCTGGAGCTGGAGGAGAGGCGCGAACAAGAGCTGAGGCGCCAGGAGGAAAGACGCGAACGGGAAGCGCGCCTGGAGCAGGAGGAGAGGCGCGAACAGGAGCTGAGGCGCCAGGAGGAAAGACGCGAACGGGAAGCGCGCCTGGAGCAGGAGGAGAGGCGCGAACAGGAGCTGAGGCGCCAGGAGGAAAGACGCGAACGGGAAGCGCGCCTGGAGCAGGAGGAGAGGCGCGAACAGGAGCTCAAGACCAAGGCGAAGAGGCGCGAGCAGGAAGCGCGCCTGGAGCAGGAGGAGAGGCTCAAACGGGAAGCGCGCCTGGAGCAGGAGAGGCGCGAACAGGAGCTGAGGCGCCAAGAGGAGAGACGCGAACGCGAAGCGCGCCTGGAGCTGGAGGAGAGGCGCGAACAGGAGCTGAGGCGCCAAGAGGAGAGACGCGAACGGGAAGCGCGCCTGGAGCAGGAGGAGAGGCGCGAACAGGAGCTGAGGCGCCAAGAGGAGAGGCGCAAACGGGAAGCGCGCCTGGAGCTGGAGGAGAGGCGCGAACAAGAGCTGAGGCGCCAGGAGAGGCGCGAACGGGAAGCGCGCCTGGAGCAGGAGGAGAGGCGTGAAGAGCAGCTCAGGCTCCAGGAGCAAGTAAGGCAAGAAGAGGACCTGAGGCGCAAGGAAAAGAGGCGGGAGCAGGAAGCGCGCCTGGAGCAGGAGAGGCGCGAGCAGGAGAGCCAGGAACTGCAGCTGAGGCGCCAGAAGAGACGCGAGCAGGAAGCGCTCCTGGAACAGGAGAGGCATGAGCCAGAGCTCAGGCGCCAGCAGGAAGAGAGGCGCGAACAGGAGCTGAGGCGCTGGGAGGAGAGGCGCGAGCAGGAGGCGCGCCTGGAGCAGGAGCTGAGGCGAGAACAGCAAGAGAGGCGCGAGCAGGAGGCGCGCCTAGAGCAGGAAGAGAGGCGAGAACAGCAAAAGAGGCGCGAGCAGGAGGCGCGCCTGGAGCAGGAAGAGAGGCGAGAACAGCAAGAGAGGCGCGAGCAGGAGGCGCGCCTGGAGCAGGAGCTGAGGCGAGAACAGCAAGAGAGGCGCGAGCAGGAGGCGCGCCTAGAGCAGGAAGAGAGGCGAGAACAGCAAGAGAGGCGCGAGCAGGAGGCGCGCCTGGAGCAGGAGCTGAGGCGGGAGCGAGAGAACAGGCGCGTGGTGAGGCGCGAGCAACAGctggctgaggaggaggagcaggcgcACACACCCTCCCAAAGTTGGCAGTGGCAGCTGGAAAGCGAGGTCGAAGCACGGCAGAGCAAAGTCTACTCCAGGCCCCGCAGGCAAGAGGAGCTGAGGCTGCAGGAAGAGCGCGAAGAGCAGCGGCAGCGGGAGGAGCAGAGGCAGCAGCTGCGGGAGCCGGAGGAGCAGAGGTCCCGGTCTCTCCAGCGGGAGCGCGAGCAGCGGCTGCGCCAGGAAGAGAGCGCGCGCCTGCAGGAGGAGGAAGCGCAGCGGCGCGACTTGCAGTGGCGGCTGGAGGACGAGAGCGAGAGGCGCCTCCAGCGGCTGTCCGCCAGACCCGCGGACCAGCAGCGGGAGCGGCAGCTGAGGGCGGAGGAGCGCCGGGAGCATGAGGAGGAGGCACGTCGCCAACTGCGAGAGCAGGAGCAGCGGTTCctgcaagaggaggaggaagaggagcagccaAGCTCCCAGCGGCGGGAGCGTGCCCAGCAGCGCCTGGAGGAGGAGCGCCCGGGCCAGAAGTGGAGGAGCCTGGAGGAGGAGAGTCGGAGGCGCAGCCCTGCGCTGTTCTCCAGGCCCGCCCCGCGGCGGGAGCAGCTGAAGAGCGAGGAGGAGCTGCTGCTTAGAGAGGAGAGGCGCCAGGAGCTCCAGAGGAGGGATCTGGAAGAGGAGCTCTCGCTGAAGAGGGAGCAGCGCAGGAGGCCGTCTCGGGAGGAGGAGCTgctgcagagagaggagaggcgcCAGGAGCGTGGCCGGCAGCTCTGGGAGGAGCAGCCGCTGCTGCAGGAGGAGCTGCAGCGCCGGGACCGCCAGAGGCAATTCCGGGAGGAGGCACAGAGCCACGACCTGAAGTGGCAGTGGCAACCGGAAAAGGAAAGTGAGGCCCGCAGGAGCAGGCTCTACTCCCAactcccagaggaggaagaagagggcagACAACCCCAGGGTCTCCGGGAGCGCGAGAGCCGACGCCAACGGGACgagctgggggtgagagagaggagcaggcagAAGCGAGACAGGGAGCTGCAAGAGGAAGAGCAGCTGCtgaaggaggaagacagaaagttCCGCGAGCAGGAGCAGCACCTGCGCCGCCTGGAACGCGAGCAACAGCTGCGCCGGGAGCGCGACAGAAAGCTCCGCCAGGAAGAGCAGCTGCAGCGTCGGGAGAGTGACAGAAagtttgaggaggaggaggaggagcagctcCGTCAGGAACGTGAAGACCAGCAGCTACGCCGGGAACGTGATAGAAATTTCCgcgaggagcagcagcagctgcgcCGCCAGGAGCGCGACAGCAAGTTTGAAGAGGAGGAGCAACTCCTTCGGGAACGGGAGGAGCGGCAACTGAGGCGCCAAGAACGTGACAGAAAG harbors:
- the TCHH gene encoding trichohyalin — its product is MSPLLRSVLDITETFNQYASHDCDGAALSKKDLKNLLEREFGDVLQRPHDPETVDLTLELLDRDCNGVVDFNEFLLFIFKMAQACYYALSQASGLEEQGAKLEGKRSPSEDRRREDQRRFESQDRQLEEESRRKRQERERELAEDEELREDRQRWRRREPEELVEEEARLQGRKGQEPRLEDQERQVQRPRREQRERQEERQELQRQERRARLEDGVRRPRELQEREEVREPELRRQEERREQELKTKVKRREQEPSLEQEESQELELRRQKKREQEARLELEERREQELRRQEERREREARLEQEERREQELRRQEERREREARLEQEERREQELRRQEERREREARLEQEERREQELRRQEERREREARLEQEERREQELRRQEERRKREARLELEERREQELRRQEERREREARLEQEERREQELRRQEERREREARLEQEERREQELRRQEERREREARLEQEERREQELKTKAKRREQEARLEQEERLKREARLEQERREQELRRQEERREREARLELEERREQELRRQEERREREARLEQEERREQELRRQEERRKREARLELEERREQELRRQERREREARLEQEERREEQLRLQEQVRQEEDLRRKEKRREQEARLEQERREQESQELQLRRQKRREQEALLEQERHEPELRRQQEERREQELRRWEERREQEARLEQELRREQQERREQEARLEQEERREQQKRREQEARLEQEERREQQERREQEARLEQELRREQQERREQEARLEQEERREQQERREQEARLEQELRRERENRRVVRREQQLAEEEEQAHTPSQSWQWQLESEVEARQSKVYSRPRRQEELRLQEEREEQRQREEQRQQLREPEEQSARLQEEEAQRRDLQWRLEDESERRLQRLSARPADQQRERQLRAEERREHEEEARRQLREQEQRFLQEEEEEEQPSSQRRERAQQRLEEERPGQKWRSLEEESRRRSPALFSRPAPRREQLKSEEELLLREERRQELQRRDLEEELSLKREQRRRPSREEELLQREERRQERGRQLWEEQPLLQEELQRRDRQRQFREEAQSHDLKWQWQPEKESEARRSRLYSQLPEEEEEGRQPQGLRERESRRQRDELGVRERSRQKRDRELQEEEQLLKEEDRKFREQEQHLRRLEREQQLRRERDRKLRQEEQLQRRESDRKFEEEEEEQLRQEREDQQLRRERDRNFREEQQQLRRQERDSKFEEEEQLLREREERQLRRQERDRKFEAEEEQQLRRQEREQQLRRERDRKFEEEQQLRRQEREQQLRREPDRKFEEQQLRREQEEQQLRRQEREQQLRREPDRKFEEQQLRREQEEQQLRRQEREQQLRRERDRKFEEQQLRREQEEQQLRRQEREQQLRRERDRKFEEEQQLRRQEGEQQLRQEPDRKFEEQQLRREQEEQQLRRQEREQQLRRERDRKFEEQQLRREQEEQQLRRQEREQQLRRERDRKFEEQQLRREQEEQQLRRQEREQQLRRERDRKFEEEQQLRRQEREQQLRRERDRKFEEEQQLRRQEGEQQLRREPDRKFEEQQLRREQEEQQLRRQEREQQLRREPDRKFEEQQLRREQEEQQLRRQEREQQLRQERDRKFEEEQQLRRQEREQQLRRERDRNFREEQQQLRQERDRKFEEEEQLLREREERQLRRQERDRKFEAEEEQQLRRLEREQQLRRERDRKFEEQLRQEQEEQQLRRQDRDRKLEEEEEQLRRQEREQQVRDSKFHEEEEQLRRERDRKFEEEEQQLRDRKSREEPQQLQREEREEQFVREKRRLQEEELRQEVQERERKFREEQLRRQEEEEEEKEQRRRQWEKRSQEEQRSGRPQSAHVPVRSSPLYEYIQEQRSQYRP